From one Phycodurus eques isolate BA_2022a chromosome 6, UOR_Pequ_1.1, whole genome shotgun sequence genomic stretch:
- the ints12 gene encoding integrator complex subunit 12 isoform X2: protein MAGPVSLELDPIFLKGLSYLHSKSKDSAEKLKSLLDESLSRGSDTSYRLDLEVSKGSVSKLSFCKQDSKSSSSSSSSSIGSKSSSEKSKKDTDRRSSEKVRLDMGDVDPPKKPRLEKQDRSSPVTVQTSKDLLPNINDYDETNADDFAMEMGLACVVCRQMTVSMGNQLVECQECHNLYHQDCHKPLVTDKEVNDPRLVWYCARCTRQMKRMAQKPPQKPSPASASSAPVVIKDTLVKKTEFKTKPDTTSTFLAFKRTEVKTSTTSANPTSSNSSSSGSGLTGWAAFGAKTTPSLPVTAKLGSSGPSGSNKAMPTPPGQKLAGLSGLAGNKSGLGAAKIPGTGNGNGSTQVSLKPPPLTLGKQPLNRSSSSESQGKGSASSSGAGSPGSSQASPGASGTGGNNNGGSNGNNGNGSKVPPGEKAPTSQESQLNAMKRLQLVKKKAAQKKLKK, encoded by the exons ATGGCTGGACCTGTCAGTCTGGAGCTAGATCCCATTTTCCTGAAGGGTCTGAGTTACCTGCATTCCAAGAGCAAAGACTCGGCCGAGAAGCTCAAATCGCTACTTGACGAATCCCTTTCCAGAGGGAGCGACACGTCCTATCGCTTG GATCTGGAGGTGTCCAAGGGGTCCGTGTCAAAACTCAGCTTTTGTAAACAGGACTCCAagtcctcctccagctcctcatCCTCCAGCATAGGCAGCAAATCCAGCTCTGAAAAGAGTAAGAAGGACACCGACAGGAGATCGTCTGAGAAG GTTAGGCTTGACATGGGGGACGTGGACCCTCCGAAAAAGCCCCGTTTAGAGAAACAGGATCGCTCGTCGCCAGTTACCGTGCAGACGAGCAAAGACCTCTTACCCAACATCAACGACTACGACGAGACCAACGCTGATGACTTCGCcatggagatgggcctggcgtGCGTGGTTTGCAG ACAAATGACTGTGTCCATGGGAAACCAGCTGGTAGAGTGCCAGGAGTGCCATAACTTGTACCATCAGGACTGCCACAAGCCCCTAGTGACAGACAAAGAAGTCAATGACCCCAGGCTGGTGTGGTATTGCGCTCGCTGCACCAGGCAAATGAAGCGTATG GCCCAAAAGCCTCCGCAGAAGCCCTCCCCAGCCTCCGCCTCGTCAGCACCAGTTGTTATAAAAGACACTCTGGTGAAAAAGAcagaatttaaaacaaagcCGGACACCACGAGCACCTTCCTGGCCTTCAAACGGACAGAAGTGAAG ACTTCCACAACATCAGCCAATCCCACCAGCAGCAACTCCTCATCATCAGGCAGCGGTCTAACAGGCTGGGCCGCGTTTGGCGCTAAGACGACTCCATCTCTTCCCGTCACCGCCAAACTTGGTTCTTCAGGACCAAGTGGGAGCAACAAGGCAATGCCAACTCCACCCGGCCAGAAACTAGCAGGTCTTTCCGGTCTAGCCGGAAACAAGTCCGGACTCGGGGCCGCAAAGATCCCCGGGACCGGCAACGGAAATGGCTCTACCCAGGTCTCTCTGAAACCACCACCCTTGACCCTGGGCAAGCAGCCGCTTAACCGTTCATCTAGCAGCGAGAGCCAGGGGAAGGGTTCTGCCTCATCATCAGGGGCGGGCTCCCCAGGCAGCTCTCAGGCGAGTCCAGGAGCCAGTGGCACGGGGGGCAATAATAATGGAGGAAGTAATGGAAACAATGGGAATGGGTCCAAGGTTCCACCAGGGGAAAAAGCGCCAACATCCCAAGAATCCCAGCTCAACGCCATGAAACGATTACAGCTTGTGAAGAAAAAGGCAGCACAGAAAAAGCTTAAGAAATAA
- the ints12 gene encoding integrator complex subunit 12 isoform X1: MAGPVSLELDPIFLKGLSYLHSKSKDSAEKLKSLLDESLSRGSDTSYRLVQKDLEVSKGSVSKLSFCKQDSKSSSSSSSSSIGSKSSSEKSKKDTDRRSSEKVRLDMGDVDPPKKPRLEKQDRSSPVTVQTSKDLLPNINDYDETNADDFAMEMGLACVVCRQMTVSMGNQLVECQECHNLYHQDCHKPLVTDKEVNDPRLVWYCARCTRQMKRMAQKPPQKPSPASASSAPVVIKDTLVKKTEFKTKPDTTSTFLAFKRTEVKTSTTSANPTSSNSSSSGSGLTGWAAFGAKTTPSLPVTAKLGSSGPSGSNKAMPTPPGQKLAGLSGLAGNKSGLGAAKIPGTGNGNGSTQVSLKPPPLTLGKQPLNRSSSSESQGKGSASSSGAGSPGSSQASPGASGTGGNNNGGSNGNNGNGSKVPPGEKAPTSQESQLNAMKRLQLVKKKAAQKKLKK, encoded by the exons ATGGCTGGACCTGTCAGTCTGGAGCTAGATCCCATTTTCCTGAAGGGTCTGAGTTACCTGCATTCCAAGAGCAAAGACTCGGCCGAGAAGCTCAAATCGCTACTTGACGAATCCCTTTCCAGAGGGAGCGACACGTCCTATCGCTTGGTACAAAAA GATCTGGAGGTGTCCAAGGGGTCCGTGTCAAAACTCAGCTTTTGTAAACAGGACTCCAagtcctcctccagctcctcatCCTCCAGCATAGGCAGCAAATCCAGCTCTGAAAAGAGTAAGAAGGACACCGACAGGAGATCGTCTGAGAAG GTTAGGCTTGACATGGGGGACGTGGACCCTCCGAAAAAGCCCCGTTTAGAGAAACAGGATCGCTCGTCGCCAGTTACCGTGCAGACGAGCAAAGACCTCTTACCCAACATCAACGACTACGACGAGACCAACGCTGATGACTTCGCcatggagatgggcctggcgtGCGTGGTTTGCAG ACAAATGACTGTGTCCATGGGAAACCAGCTGGTAGAGTGCCAGGAGTGCCATAACTTGTACCATCAGGACTGCCACAAGCCCCTAGTGACAGACAAAGAAGTCAATGACCCCAGGCTGGTGTGGTATTGCGCTCGCTGCACCAGGCAAATGAAGCGTATG GCCCAAAAGCCTCCGCAGAAGCCCTCCCCAGCCTCCGCCTCGTCAGCACCAGTTGTTATAAAAGACACTCTGGTGAAAAAGAcagaatttaaaacaaagcCGGACACCACGAGCACCTTCCTGGCCTTCAAACGGACAGAAGTGAAG ACTTCCACAACATCAGCCAATCCCACCAGCAGCAACTCCTCATCATCAGGCAGCGGTCTAACAGGCTGGGCCGCGTTTGGCGCTAAGACGACTCCATCTCTTCCCGTCACCGCCAAACTTGGTTCTTCAGGACCAAGTGGGAGCAACAAGGCAATGCCAACTCCACCCGGCCAGAAACTAGCAGGTCTTTCCGGTCTAGCCGGAAACAAGTCCGGACTCGGGGCCGCAAAGATCCCCGGGACCGGCAACGGAAATGGCTCTACCCAGGTCTCTCTGAAACCACCACCCTTGACCCTGGGCAAGCAGCCGCTTAACCGTTCATCTAGCAGCGAGAGCCAGGGGAAGGGTTCTGCCTCATCATCAGGGGCGGGCTCCCCAGGCAGCTCTCAGGCGAGTCCAGGAGCCAGTGGCACGGGGGGCAATAATAATGGAGGAAGTAATGGAAACAATGGGAATGGGTCCAAGGTTCCACCAGGGGAAAAAGCGCCAACATCCCAAGAATCCCAGCTCAACGCCATGAAACGATTACAGCTTGTGAAGAAAAAGGCAGCACAGAAAAAGCTTAAGAAATAA
- the arhgef38 gene encoding rho guanine nucleotide exchange factor 38 isoform X2, with protein sequence MDAKEAGGAEKNKEKVIKRRNRPVFLRYLERRKTDSIVASDTCNGDINLGTLVRRSQSDKTEYSAKLKEKMAPHDLSTPTSPALDPEEVRLRKMNRRAKVIQELMQTEKDYLTELELCIREVVLPLRNVVDVDRMFTNMETVCEVSAALLNRLQEAMSDPDPEAVVIGEVFIQATAALEDVYKIYCYHHDDANMSLESYDKEEGIKQHFTMCVLAMKWRNEAFKEKHTANSQAWQRIHNAVGLLCYIWKLYDQAGKPNLLDMGSLLIKPVQRIMKYPLLLGELWQATPEDHPDFQPLQEAFTAAKIINININEFKRRKDIVMKYKNSEDEGTLRKLHKFNIHSIRKKGDRFAGYLKILTGVEPQVRDEVFDREEKLFRTLEKAIRQLVKNVHSYLQYTQEMVSVAVNNIHEMECIIKEPNGSSHTKGDDPYEHYKDNMEQLVLAPLSSLQGMFTAPQKLIQKRYDKLLDYCSRLERSSFSSSSSPAASSSTPCLVSLDPPGPARRDYEALNALLVEELQQFNIAAYAILTNCAVDVVALLRGLMEEILHSAPSIQQLPAPLSNIAEVQNSIMDELNNLAFVKENAQKLMERKVSFERQRDKKIAAPEVEHQTEEQRARLLAEYPQSRLYQLKRKCNGCQEQDLSLLEGELVVLLEDTDPLGSSSRWLVHTGGVQGYVYSTFLKQYNPLRDSQRGGQSAKQQQQQQQQPPAMADEDFDNLSLFVSGSGSSTLRSFSLNTTDSCSILSGLQGELDTPDDLEASFDTDAQQYYAVYAFQARCDQELTLQEYQHVRILQFNDLGGNKEWWLAEADGQRGYVPANYLGRMSYA encoded by the exons ATGGATGCCAAGGAGGCCGGCGGGGCTGAGAAGAACAAAGAGAAGGTGATCAAGCGCAGGAACCGACCTGTGTTCTTGCGCTACCTGGAGAGGAGGAAGACTGACAGCATCGTGGCCAGTGACACTTGCAACGGTGACATCAACCTAGGGACGCTGGTGAGGCGCAGTCAGTCTGACAAGACAGAGTACAGCGCCAAACTTAAAG AAAAAATGGCACCACACGACTTGTCCACCCCTACCTCACCAGCGCTGGATCCAGAGGAGGTCCGTTTGAGGAAGATGAACCGCAGAGCAAAAGTCATCCAAGAGCTGATGCAGACTGAAAAAGACTACCTCACTGAACTGGAGTTGTGCATCCGGGAGGTCGTGCTGCCTCTGAGAAAC GTTGTCGATGTGGATCGTATGTTCACCAACATGGAGACGGTGTGCGAGGTATCAGCCGCACTCCTAAACAGACTTCAGGAAGCCATGTCTGACCCAGATCCCGAGGCTGTCGTTATAG GAGAAGTATTCATCCAGGCAACGGCAGCTTTAGAGGATGTGTATAAGATTTACTGTTACCATCACGACGACGCCAACATGTCGCTGGAATCCTACGACAAAGAGGAAGGAATAAAGCAACATTTCACCATGTGTGTATTAGCAATGAA ATGgcgcaatgaagcctttaaggaaaaacacactgccaacagtcaagcatggcagaggatccataatgctgtggggctgctttgttacatctg GAAACTCTACGACCAAGC AGGGAAGCCCAACCTGCTGGACATGGGCTCCCTCCTCATAAAGCCAGTCCAGAGAATCATGAAGTACCCTCTGCTGCTGGGCGAGCTGTGGCAGGCCACCCCCGAAGACCACCCCGATTTCCAGCCTCTGCAGGAAGCCTTCACCGCCGCAAAGATCATAAACATCAACATCAATGAGTTTAAGAGACGTAAGGACATAG TGATGAAGTACAAGAATTCAGAGGACGAAGGAACTCTGCGTAAACTTCATAAGTTCAACATCCACTCCATTAGGAAGAAAGGTGACAGGTTCGCAGGTTATCTCAAGATCCTCACAGGAGTTGAACCACag GTGAGAGATGAAGTGTTCGACAGAGAGGAAAAGCTGTTCAGGACCCTGGAGAAAGCGATTAGGCAGCTGGTCAAGAATGTCCATAGTTACCTGCAATACACTCAG GAGATGGTGTCTGTCGCTGTTAACAATATCCACGAAATGGAGTGCATAATTAAGGAGCCAAATGGCTCATCGCACACTAAAGGCGATGACCCTTATGAGCACTAT AAAGATAACATGGAGCAACTGGTCCTGGCCCCACTCTCATCTCTTCAGGGCATGTTCACTGCACCCCAGAAGCTCATCCAGAAACGTTATGACAAACTGCTGGATTACTGCAGCCGCCTGGAGCGCTCGTCTTTTTCTTCCTCGTCCTCGCCAGCCGCCTCTTCCTCCACCCCGTGCCTGGTATCCCTAGACCCGCCCGGTCCTGCCAGGAGGGACTACGAGGCACTCAACGCTTTGCTCGTGGAGGAGTTGCAGCAGTTCAACATAGCGGCCTATGCCATCCTCACCAATTGTGCGGTGGATGTCGTGGCCTTGCTCAGAGGCCTGATGGAGGAAATATTGCATAGTGCTCCCTCCATACAGCAGCTACCA GCTCCATTGTCTAACATCGCTGAGGTGCAAAACAGCATCATGGATGAGCTGAACAATTTGGCGTTTGTCAAAGAGAATGCACAGAAACTAATGGAGCGGAAAGTCAGCTTCGAAAGGCAACGAGACAAGAAAATAGCG GCGCCGGAGGTGGAGCATCAGACGGAGGAGCAACGCGCCCGACTGCTGGCCGAATATCCCCAGAGTCGTCTGTACCAGTTGAAGAGGAAGTGCAACGGCTGCCAGGAGCAGGACCTCAGCCTGCTGGAGGGAGAGCTGGTGGTCCTGCTGGAGGACACCGACCCGCTGGGCAGCAGCAGCCGCTGGCTGGTTCACACCGGAG GTGTGCAGGGATACGTGTATTCCACGTTCTTGAAGCAATACAACCCTCTGAGGGACTCGCAGCGGGGAGGCCAGTCAGccaaacagcagcaacaacaacaacagcagccgCCCGCCATGGCCGACGAGGACTTTGACAACCTGAGCCTTTTCGTGTCAGGCAGTGGCAGCAGCACCCTGCGGAGCTTCAGTCTCAACACCACCGACAGCTGCTCCATCCTTTCGGGCCTTCAGGGCGAACTAGACACACCGGACGACTTGGAGGCTTCGTTTGACACAGACGCTCAGCAG TACTATGCCGTATATGCATTTCAAGCCCGTTGTGACCAGGAGCTGACCTTGCAGGAGTACCAGCATGTACGCATCTTGCAGTTCAATGACTTGGGCGGTAATAAGGAATGGTGGCTAGCGGAGGCTGATGGCCAGAGGGGATATGTCCCAGCCAACTACCTTGGCAGGATGTCCTAtgcataa
- the arhgef38 gene encoding rho guanine nucleotide exchange factor 38 isoform X3 has protein sequence MDAKEAGGAEKNKEKVIKRRNRPVFLRYLERRKTDSIVASDTCNGDINLGTLVRRSQSDKTEYSAKLKEKMAPHDLSTPTSPALDPEEVRLRKMNRRAKVIQELMQTEKDYLTELELCIREVVLPLRNVRVVDVDRMFTNMETVCEVSAALLNRLQEAMSDPDPEAVVIGEVFIQATAALEDVYKIYCYHHDDANMSLESYDKEEGIKQHFTMCVLAMKKLYDQAGKPNLLDMGSLLIKPVQRIMKYPLLLGELWQATPEDHPDFQPLQEAFTAAKIINININEFKRRKDIVMKYKNSEDEGTLRKLHKFNIHSIRKKGDRFAGYLKILTGVEPQVRDEVFDREEKLFRTLEKAIRQLVKNVHSYLQYTQEMVSVAVNNIHEMECIIKEPNGSSHTKGDDPYEHYKDNMEQLVLAPLSSLQGMFTAPQKLIQKRYDKLLDYCSRLERSSFSSSSSPAASSSTPCLVSLDPPGPARRDYEALNALLVEELQQFNIAAYAILTNCAVDVVALLRGLMEEILHSAPSIQQLPAPLSNIAEVQNSIMDELNNLAFVKENAQKLMERKVSFERQRDKKIAAPEVEHQTEEQRARLLAEYPQSRLYQLKRKCNGCQEQDLSLLEGELVVLLEDTDPLGSSSRWLVHTGGVQGYVYSTFLKQYNPLRDSQRGGQSAKQQQQQQQQPPAMADEDFDNLSLFVSGSGSSTLRSFSLNTTDSCSILSGLQGELDTPDDLEASFDTDAQQYYAVYAFQARCDQELTLQEYQHVRILQFNDLGGNKEWWLAEADGQRGYVPANYLGRMSYA, from the exons ATGGATGCCAAGGAGGCCGGCGGGGCTGAGAAGAACAAAGAGAAGGTGATCAAGCGCAGGAACCGACCTGTGTTCTTGCGCTACCTGGAGAGGAGGAAGACTGACAGCATCGTGGCCAGTGACACTTGCAACGGTGACATCAACCTAGGGACGCTGGTGAGGCGCAGTCAGTCTGACAAGACAGAGTACAGCGCCAAACTTAAAG AAAAAATGGCACCACACGACTTGTCCACCCCTACCTCACCAGCGCTGGATCCAGAGGAGGTCCGTTTGAGGAAGATGAACCGCAGAGCAAAAGTCATCCAAGAGCTGATGCAGACTGAAAAAGACTACCTCACTGAACTGGAGTTGTGCATCCGGGAGGTCGTGCTGCCTCTGAGAAACGTACGG GTTGTCGATGTGGATCGTATGTTCACCAACATGGAGACGGTGTGCGAGGTATCAGCCGCACTCCTAAACAGACTTCAGGAAGCCATGTCTGACCCAGATCCCGAGGCTGTCGTTATAG GAGAAGTATTCATCCAGGCAACGGCAGCTTTAGAGGATGTGTATAAGATTTACTGTTACCATCACGACGACGCCAACATGTCGCTGGAATCCTACGACAAAGAGGAAGGAATAAAGCAACATTTCACCATGTGTGTATTAGCAATGAA GAAACTCTACGACCAAGC AGGGAAGCCCAACCTGCTGGACATGGGCTCCCTCCTCATAAAGCCAGTCCAGAGAATCATGAAGTACCCTCTGCTGCTGGGCGAGCTGTGGCAGGCCACCCCCGAAGACCACCCCGATTTCCAGCCTCTGCAGGAAGCCTTCACCGCCGCAAAGATCATAAACATCAACATCAATGAGTTTAAGAGACGTAAGGACATAG TGATGAAGTACAAGAATTCAGAGGACGAAGGAACTCTGCGTAAACTTCATAAGTTCAACATCCACTCCATTAGGAAGAAAGGTGACAGGTTCGCAGGTTATCTCAAGATCCTCACAGGAGTTGAACCACag GTGAGAGATGAAGTGTTCGACAGAGAGGAAAAGCTGTTCAGGACCCTGGAGAAAGCGATTAGGCAGCTGGTCAAGAATGTCCATAGTTACCTGCAATACACTCAG GAGATGGTGTCTGTCGCTGTTAACAATATCCACGAAATGGAGTGCATAATTAAGGAGCCAAATGGCTCATCGCACACTAAAGGCGATGACCCTTATGAGCACTAT AAAGATAACATGGAGCAACTGGTCCTGGCCCCACTCTCATCTCTTCAGGGCATGTTCACTGCACCCCAGAAGCTCATCCAGAAACGTTATGACAAACTGCTGGATTACTGCAGCCGCCTGGAGCGCTCGTCTTTTTCTTCCTCGTCCTCGCCAGCCGCCTCTTCCTCCACCCCGTGCCTGGTATCCCTAGACCCGCCCGGTCCTGCCAGGAGGGACTACGAGGCACTCAACGCTTTGCTCGTGGAGGAGTTGCAGCAGTTCAACATAGCGGCCTATGCCATCCTCACCAATTGTGCGGTGGATGTCGTGGCCTTGCTCAGAGGCCTGATGGAGGAAATATTGCATAGTGCTCCCTCCATACAGCAGCTACCA GCTCCATTGTCTAACATCGCTGAGGTGCAAAACAGCATCATGGATGAGCTGAACAATTTGGCGTTTGTCAAAGAGAATGCACAGAAACTAATGGAGCGGAAAGTCAGCTTCGAAAGGCAACGAGACAAGAAAATAGCG GCGCCGGAGGTGGAGCATCAGACGGAGGAGCAACGCGCCCGACTGCTGGCCGAATATCCCCAGAGTCGTCTGTACCAGTTGAAGAGGAAGTGCAACGGCTGCCAGGAGCAGGACCTCAGCCTGCTGGAGGGAGAGCTGGTGGTCCTGCTGGAGGACACCGACCCGCTGGGCAGCAGCAGCCGCTGGCTGGTTCACACCGGAG GTGTGCAGGGATACGTGTATTCCACGTTCTTGAAGCAATACAACCCTCTGAGGGACTCGCAGCGGGGAGGCCAGTCAGccaaacagcagcaacaacaacaacagcagccgCCCGCCATGGCCGACGAGGACTTTGACAACCTGAGCCTTTTCGTGTCAGGCAGTGGCAGCAGCACCCTGCGGAGCTTCAGTCTCAACACCACCGACAGCTGCTCCATCCTTTCGGGCCTTCAGGGCGAACTAGACACACCGGACGACTTGGAGGCTTCGTTTGACACAGACGCTCAGCAG TACTATGCCGTATATGCATTTCAAGCCCGTTGTGACCAGGAGCTGACCTTGCAGGAGTACCAGCATGTACGCATCTTGCAGTTCAATGACTTGGGCGGTAATAAGGAATGGTGGCTAGCGGAGGCTGATGGCCAGAGGGGATATGTCCCAGCCAACTACCTTGGCAGGATGTCCTAtgcataa
- the arhgef38 gene encoding rho guanine nucleotide exchange factor 38 isoform X1 codes for MDAKEAGGAEKNKEKVIKRRNRPVFLRYLERRKTDSIVASDTCNGDINLGTLVRRSQSDKTEYSAKLKEKMAPHDLSTPTSPALDPEEVRLRKMNRRAKVIQELMQTEKDYLTELELCIREVVLPLRNVRVVDVDRMFTNMETVCEVSAALLNRLQEAMSDPDPEAVVIGEVFIQATAALEDVYKIYCYHHDDANMSLESYDKEEGIKQHFTMCVLAMKWRNEAFKEKHTANSQAWQRIHNAVGLLCYIWKLYDQAGKPNLLDMGSLLIKPVQRIMKYPLLLGELWQATPEDHPDFQPLQEAFTAAKIINININEFKRRKDIVMKYKNSEDEGTLRKLHKFNIHSIRKKGDRFAGYLKILTGVEPQVRDEVFDREEKLFRTLEKAIRQLVKNVHSYLQYTQEMVSVAVNNIHEMECIIKEPNGSSHTKGDDPYEHYKDNMEQLVLAPLSSLQGMFTAPQKLIQKRYDKLLDYCSRLERSSFSSSSSPAASSSTPCLVSLDPPGPARRDYEALNALLVEELQQFNIAAYAILTNCAVDVVALLRGLMEEILHSAPSIQQLPAPLSNIAEVQNSIMDELNNLAFVKENAQKLMERKVSFERQRDKKIAAPEVEHQTEEQRARLLAEYPQSRLYQLKRKCNGCQEQDLSLLEGELVVLLEDTDPLGSSSRWLVHTGGVQGYVYSTFLKQYNPLRDSQRGGQSAKQQQQQQQQPPAMADEDFDNLSLFVSGSGSSTLRSFSLNTTDSCSILSGLQGELDTPDDLEASFDTDAQQYYAVYAFQARCDQELTLQEYQHVRILQFNDLGGNKEWWLAEADGQRGYVPANYLGRMSYA; via the exons ATGGATGCCAAGGAGGCCGGCGGGGCTGAGAAGAACAAAGAGAAGGTGATCAAGCGCAGGAACCGACCTGTGTTCTTGCGCTACCTGGAGAGGAGGAAGACTGACAGCATCGTGGCCAGTGACACTTGCAACGGTGACATCAACCTAGGGACGCTGGTGAGGCGCAGTCAGTCTGACAAGACAGAGTACAGCGCCAAACTTAAAG AAAAAATGGCACCACACGACTTGTCCACCCCTACCTCACCAGCGCTGGATCCAGAGGAGGTCCGTTTGAGGAAGATGAACCGCAGAGCAAAAGTCATCCAAGAGCTGATGCAGACTGAAAAAGACTACCTCACTGAACTGGAGTTGTGCATCCGGGAGGTCGTGCTGCCTCTGAGAAACGTACGG GTTGTCGATGTGGATCGTATGTTCACCAACATGGAGACGGTGTGCGAGGTATCAGCCGCACTCCTAAACAGACTTCAGGAAGCCATGTCTGACCCAGATCCCGAGGCTGTCGTTATAG GAGAAGTATTCATCCAGGCAACGGCAGCTTTAGAGGATGTGTATAAGATTTACTGTTACCATCACGACGACGCCAACATGTCGCTGGAATCCTACGACAAAGAGGAAGGAATAAAGCAACATTTCACCATGTGTGTATTAGCAATGAA ATGgcgcaatgaagcctttaaggaaaaacacactgccaacagtcaagcatggcagaggatccataatgctgtggggctgctttgttacatctg GAAACTCTACGACCAAGC AGGGAAGCCCAACCTGCTGGACATGGGCTCCCTCCTCATAAAGCCAGTCCAGAGAATCATGAAGTACCCTCTGCTGCTGGGCGAGCTGTGGCAGGCCACCCCCGAAGACCACCCCGATTTCCAGCCTCTGCAGGAAGCCTTCACCGCCGCAAAGATCATAAACATCAACATCAATGAGTTTAAGAGACGTAAGGACATAG TGATGAAGTACAAGAATTCAGAGGACGAAGGAACTCTGCGTAAACTTCATAAGTTCAACATCCACTCCATTAGGAAGAAAGGTGACAGGTTCGCAGGTTATCTCAAGATCCTCACAGGAGTTGAACCACag GTGAGAGATGAAGTGTTCGACAGAGAGGAAAAGCTGTTCAGGACCCTGGAGAAAGCGATTAGGCAGCTGGTCAAGAATGTCCATAGTTACCTGCAATACACTCAG GAGATGGTGTCTGTCGCTGTTAACAATATCCACGAAATGGAGTGCATAATTAAGGAGCCAAATGGCTCATCGCACACTAAAGGCGATGACCCTTATGAGCACTAT AAAGATAACATGGAGCAACTGGTCCTGGCCCCACTCTCATCTCTTCAGGGCATGTTCACTGCACCCCAGAAGCTCATCCAGAAACGTTATGACAAACTGCTGGATTACTGCAGCCGCCTGGAGCGCTCGTCTTTTTCTTCCTCGTCCTCGCCAGCCGCCTCTTCCTCCACCCCGTGCCTGGTATCCCTAGACCCGCCCGGTCCTGCCAGGAGGGACTACGAGGCACTCAACGCTTTGCTCGTGGAGGAGTTGCAGCAGTTCAACATAGCGGCCTATGCCATCCTCACCAATTGTGCGGTGGATGTCGTGGCCTTGCTCAGAGGCCTGATGGAGGAAATATTGCATAGTGCTCCCTCCATACAGCAGCTACCA GCTCCATTGTCTAACATCGCTGAGGTGCAAAACAGCATCATGGATGAGCTGAACAATTTGGCGTTTGTCAAAGAGAATGCACAGAAACTAATGGAGCGGAAAGTCAGCTTCGAAAGGCAACGAGACAAGAAAATAGCG GCGCCGGAGGTGGAGCATCAGACGGAGGAGCAACGCGCCCGACTGCTGGCCGAATATCCCCAGAGTCGTCTGTACCAGTTGAAGAGGAAGTGCAACGGCTGCCAGGAGCAGGACCTCAGCCTGCTGGAGGGAGAGCTGGTGGTCCTGCTGGAGGACACCGACCCGCTGGGCAGCAGCAGCCGCTGGCTGGTTCACACCGGAG GTGTGCAGGGATACGTGTATTCCACGTTCTTGAAGCAATACAACCCTCTGAGGGACTCGCAGCGGGGAGGCCAGTCAGccaaacagcagcaacaacaacaacagcagccgCCCGCCATGGCCGACGAGGACTTTGACAACCTGAGCCTTTTCGTGTCAGGCAGTGGCAGCAGCACCCTGCGGAGCTTCAGTCTCAACACCACCGACAGCTGCTCCATCCTTTCGGGCCTTCAGGGCGAACTAGACACACCGGACGACTTGGAGGCTTCGTTTGACACAGACGCTCAGCAG TACTATGCCGTATATGCATTTCAAGCCCGTTGTGACCAGGAGCTGACCTTGCAGGAGTACCAGCATGTACGCATCTTGCAGTTCAATGACTTGGGCGGTAATAAGGAATGGTGGCTAGCGGAGGCTGATGGCCAGAGGGGATATGTCCCAGCCAACTACCTTGGCAGGATGTCCTAtgcataa